Proteins found in one Labrenzia sp. VG12 genomic segment:
- the flgH gene encoding flagellar basal body L-ring protein FlgH — protein MLSTFPRQLLASIALSALAAGCGTADKLANVGQQPALNAIQDPTTTPGYRPVQMPMPDPVQAHYNPNSLWQSGSRAFFKDQRASQVGDILTVVVTINDEAEFENDTARSRTETSGAGVGGAVGTAIDTIFMPAGAAASDLANVNSNSNFTGSGSVEREETLQTTVAAVVTQVLPNGNMVIEGRQEVRVNFEVRELIVAGIVRPEDITSNNRIASEQIAEARIGYGGRGQITDVQQPRVGNQVLDILLPF, from the coding sequence ATGTTGAGCACATTCCCCAGACAGCTTCTGGCGAGCATCGCGCTTTCCGCCCTCGCCGCCGGTTGCGGCACCGCAGACAAGCTGGCCAATGTCGGCCAGCAACCTGCCCTGAACGCCATTCAGGACCCGACCACGACACCGGGCTACCGGCCGGTGCAAATGCCCATGCCCGACCCGGTGCAGGCACATTACAACCCCAACTCCCTTTGGCAGTCGGGCAGCCGGGCCTTCTTCAAGGACCAGCGGGCCAGCCAGGTCGGCGATATTCTGACCGTGGTCGTCACGATCAATGACGAAGCGGAATTCGAGAACGACACAGCGCGCAGCCGGACGGAAACCAGCGGCGCAGGCGTCGGCGGCGCCGTCGGCACCGCCATTGACACGATCTTCATGCCGGCCGGAGCGGCGGCCAGCGATCTGGCCAACGTCAACAGCAACTCCAACTTCACCGGTTCGGGTAGTGTCGAGCGCGAGGAAACCCTGCAGACGACCGTGGCGGCGGTGGTTACCCAGGTCCTGCCCAATGGCAACATGGTCATCGAGGGACGCCAGGAAGTCCGGGTGAACTTCGAAGTGCGTGAGCTGATCGTTGCCGGTATCGTGCGGCCGGAGGACATCACCTCCAACAACCGTATCGCCAGCGAGCAGATCGCCGAAGCGCGCATCGGATATGGCGGCCGCGGTCAGATCACCGACGTCCAACAACCGCGGGTCGGCAACCAGGTCCTGGATATCCTGCTGCCGTTCTAG
- a CDS encoding dienelactone hydrolase family protein, whose protein sequence is MADRHFFQPDTIKTISACCWHPPVFKEVAHMPLFKRRNFAPYAALFSIFCTFAVTKPSHSQDAGLHNSSKVFSAPADLTWKDWDDPDELERTWKAAIVLMPAGPGQSTRATTEDLERQTVETTRKLPTVIYLHGCSGIWSGTHERIRFLAENGFLVIAPASLAREVYPRSCNVETREGGLFWGTVVLRKNDAGYAIEKARQLSSVDADNIVLMGFSEGALTTVLFEAQNERQLVKARVAEGWTCHAGWLEYKGVRAREDEPVLTLVGENDPWYQDQWTKGECTPFLDPENGSRSIVYRDEKLKHRHGLLDVAPVRQDVLNFLKKHVDF, encoded by the coding sequence ATGGCCGACCGGCACTTTTTTCAGCCGGACACTATAAAAACAATATCTGCATGCTGTTGGCACCCGCCTGTTTTTAAGGAGGTTGCTCATATGCCCTTGTTTAAACGTCGCAATTTCGCACCCTATGCTGCGTTGTTTTCCATCTTTTGCACCTTTGCGGTGACGAAGCCGTCCCATTCACAGGATGCAGGCCTGCATAACAGTTCAAAAGTGTTCTCAGCGCCTGCCGATCTCACCTGGAAAGACTGGGACGATCCGGATGAACTCGAAAGGACATGGAAGGCGGCGATCGTGCTCATGCCTGCCGGGCCGGGCCAGTCCACGCGAGCCACAACGGAGGATCTCGAACGGCAGACGGTAGAGACGACCCGAAAGCTGCCAACCGTCATCTACCTGCACGGCTGCAGCGGCATCTGGTCCGGAACCCACGAACGCATCAGGTTCCTTGCCGAGAACGGCTTTCTCGTGATTGCCCCCGCCAGTCTGGCTCGGGAAGTCTATCCCCGGTCCTGCAACGTGGAAACGCGTGAAGGCGGACTGTTTTGGGGAACGGTGGTGCTCAGGAAGAACGATGCCGGATATGCCATTGAAAAAGCCAGGCAGCTTTCGAGTGTCGATGCCGACAACATTGTCCTGATGGGGTTCAGCGAAGGCGCCCTGACGACCGTGTTGTTTGAAGCCCAAAACGAACGTCAGCTTGTGAAGGCAAGAGTGGCGGAAGGCTGGACATGTCACGCAGGCTGGCTGGAATACAAGGGCGTGCGGGCACGTGAGGACGAACCGGTTTTGACGCTCGTCGGGGAAAACGATCCCTGGTACCAGGATCAGTGGACGAAAGGTGAGTGCACGCCTTTTCTGGACCCCGAAAACGGAAGCAGATCCATCGTCTATCGAGACGAAAAGTTAAAACACAGGCACGGCTTGCTGGATGTCGCCCCTGTCCGGCAGGATGTTCTGAACTTCCTGAAAAAACACGTGGATTTCTGA
- a CDS encoding bifunctional 2',3'-cyclic-nucleotide 2'-phosphodiesterase/3'-nucleotidase has protein sequence MPIKNDFSLSRRSLLMGAAATGFATALHPYSALAKEGTAHIRLMETTDLHVHVFPYDYYGDRPVDTAGLARTATLIRQIREEATNSVLVDNGDFLQGNPMGDFVAYERGMREGDVHPVIKGMNVLDFDAAALGNHEFNYGLDFMMKVLSGANFPFVCANLVKGTTLAANARNDNLFLKPYVIIEKEITDGAGNAAPIKIGFIGFVPPQIMNWDRRHLEGSANARDIVASAKAFVPEMREQGCDLVIALSHSGIDANDYSEGMENASLHLAAIDGIDAVFTGHHHLVFPGPQYEGLPGVDAEKGTLFGKPAAMGGFWGSHLGVIDLMIERDGNGWRVANFMTEARPIFEKEGRKVTPLVESQQDVLDAVKEDHEATLAYVRRPVGKTSAPLHSYFALVADDPSVQIVSKAQTWYIEQMMKGTEWEGLPILSAAAPFKAGGRGGPDYYTDVPVGDVAIKNVADLYLYPNTVRAVAIKGGTVKEWLERSAGIFQQVEPGKADQPLINPEFPSYNFDVIDGLTYEIDLTQPSKYDPKGELINPDANRIVKLEFGGKPLNFDDTFIVATNNYRAGGGGNFPGINDDVVVFVGPDTNRDVLVRYIVEQGTINPSADANWRFRPVPETTVLFETGPGGAEHAASVEGVRIEPAGDGADGFAQYRITL, from the coding sequence ATGCCTATCAAAAACGATTTTTCCCTTTCCAGGCGCAGCCTGCTCATGGGCGCCGCGGCCACGGGTTTCGCCACTGCGCTGCATCCCTATTCGGCGCTTGCCAAGGAGGGCACGGCCCATATCCGGCTGATGGAAACCACCGACCTGCACGTCCATGTGTTCCCGTATGACTATTATGGCGACCGGCCGGTCGACACGGCCGGCCTGGCCCGGACCGCGACCTTGATCCGCCAGATTCGCGAAGAAGCCACCAATTCCGTCCTGGTCGACAATGGTGACTTTCTGCAGGGTAATCCGATGGGGGACTTCGTCGCCTATGAGCGCGGCATGCGCGAAGGTGACGTTCATCCGGTCATCAAGGGCATGAATGTGCTCGATTTCGACGCTGCCGCACTCGGCAACCACGAATTCAACTACGGCCTCGACTTCATGATGAAGGTGCTGTCGGGCGCCAATTTCCCGTTCGTTTGCGCCAATCTCGTCAAGGGTACGACGCTCGCGGCCAATGCACGCAACGACAACCTGTTCCTGAAGCCCTATGTGATCATCGAAAAGGAGATCACCGACGGCGCCGGCAACGCGGCCCCGATCAAGATCGGCTTTATCGGTTTCGTCCCGCCCCAGATCATGAACTGGGACCGCCGCCACCTGGAAGGCAGTGCCAACGCGCGGGACATCGTTGCATCGGCAAAGGCCTTCGTGCCGGAAATGCGGGAACAGGGCTGCGATCTTGTCATCGCCCTCTCCCACTCCGGCATCGATGCCAATGATTATTCCGAAGGCATGGAAAACGCATCGCTGCATCTTGCTGCCATCGACGGCATCGATGCGGTGTTTACCGGCCACCATCACCTTGTGTTCCCGGGCCCGCAATATGAAGGCCTGCCGGGCGTGGATGCCGAAAAAGGCACGCTCTTCGGCAAGCCGGCCGCCATGGGCGGATTCTGGGGCTCGCATCTGGGTGTCATCGACCTGATGATCGAGCGGGACGGCAATGGCTGGCGGGTCGCCAACTTCATGACCGAAGCCCGACCGATCTTTGAAAAGGAAGGCCGCAAGGTCACACCGCTGGTCGAAAGCCAGCAGGACGTTCTGGACGCGGTCAAGGAGGATCACGAGGCAACTCTGGCCTATGTCCGCCGCCCGGTCGGCAAGACCTCCGCACCGCTGCATTCCTATTTTGCCCTCGTCGCCGACGATCCGAGCGTGCAGATCGTCTCCAAGGCCCAGACCTGGTATATCGAGCAGATGATGAAGGGCACGGAATGGGAAGGCCTGCCGATCCTGTCCGCTGCAGCTCCCTTCAAAGCCGGCGGCCGCGGCGGACCGGACTATTACACGGACGTTCCTGTCGGCGACGTCGCCATCAAGAACGTTGCGGATCTCTACCTCTATCCAAACACGGTCCGTGCTGTCGCCATCAAGGGCGGCACCGTCAAGGAGTGGCTGGAACGCTCAGCCGGCATCTTCCAGCAGGTGGAGCCGGGCAAGGCCGACCAGCCGCTGATCAACCCGGAGTTCCCGAGCTACAATTTCGACGTCATTGACGGTCTTACCTACGAGATCGACCTGACCCAGCCGTCGAAATACGACCCCAAGGGGGAACTGATCAATCCGGACGCGAACCGCATCGTGAAGCTGGAATTCGGCGGCAAGCCTCTGAATTTCGATGACACGTTCATCGTCGCGACCAACAACTACCGCGCCGGCGGCGGTGGCAACTTCCCCGGCATCAACGACGACGTCGTGGTGTTTGTCGGCCCGGACACCAACCGGGATGTGCTGGTGCGATACATTGTCGAACAGGGCACGATCAACCCGTCAGCCGACGCCAACTGGCGGTTCCGGCCGGTTCCGGAGACGACGGTTCTGTTCGAGACCGGCCCGGGCGGCGCGGAACATGCAGCTTCCGTTGAGGGTGTGCGCATCGAACCGGCCGGTGACGGTGCCGACGGCTTCGCGCAATACCGGATCACGCTCTAA
- the dksA gene encoding RNA polymerase-binding protein DksA, whose product MTVEIESEYRPSEDEPFMNDRQREYFRNKLLAWKEEILKESKETLTNLQEESQNHPDFADRASSETDRSIELRARDRQRKLISKIDDALERITDGSYGYCEETGEPIALRRLEARPIATLSIEAQEAHERREKVYRDD is encoded by the coding sequence ATGACGGTTGAAATTGAGTCTGAATATCGACCCTCGGAAGACGAGCCGTTCATGAATGACAGGCAGCGCGAGTATTTTCGAAACAAGCTGCTTGCCTGGAAGGAAGAGATCCTGAAGGAGAGCAAGGAAACGCTCACCAACCTTCAGGAGGAAAGTCAGAACCACCCCGATTTCGCCGACCGTGCGTCCTCTGAAACCGACCGCTCCATCGAGCTTCGGGCCAGGGACCGTCAACGTAAACTGATTTCAAAGATCGATGATGCTTTGGAGCGGATTACGGACGGCAGCTACGGCTACTGCGAAGAAACCGGGGAACCCATCGCCTTGCGGCGCCTGGAAGCCCGCCCGATCGCGACCTTGTCGATTGAGGCCCAGGAAGCGCATGAGCGCCGGGAAAAGGTTTATCGCGACGACTGA
- a CDS encoding flagellar assembly protein FliX: MRITGNKPITGVQGKGAKKGKPSASEQFAPDMGSEVVQSSQTAGGAAIQGMDALLALQEVDALAERRSRAARHGHTLLDALEAVRTDLLAGHVSEDRLELLARQVADRQESGDSRIDSVLEEIELRVKVELAKLGRFID, translated from the coding sequence ATGCGTATCACTGGCAACAAGCCCATCACCGGCGTTCAGGGCAAGGGCGCAAAAAAGGGGAAACCCTCTGCTTCAGAGCAGTTTGCACCCGATATGGGAAGCGAGGTCGTGCAGTCTTCGCAGACGGCGGGCGGCGCCGCGATCCAGGGCATGGACGCTCTTCTCGCACTCCAGGAAGTCGATGCGCTTGCCGAGCGCCGTTCCCGTGCTGCACGGCACGGTCATACGCTACTGGATGCGCTTGAAGCCGTGCGGACCGATCTCCTGGCAGGTCATGTGTCGGAGGACCGGCTGGAGCTTCTGGCCAGGCAGGTCGCCGACCGTCAGGAGAGTGGCGATTCGCGCATCGATTCCGTGCTCGAGGAGATCGAATTGCGTGTCAAAGTTGAGCTTGCCAAGCTGGGCAGATTCATTGACTGA
- a CDS encoding flagellar basal body P-ring protein FlgI, with protein MRNFGNRFSEKLCRLVYAAAVTAICALSFTAPAEAASRIKDIADFEGIRENQLIGYGLVVGLNGTGDSLNNSPFTQQSLQAMLERLGVNTRNVDLNTNTVAAVMVTANLPPFSTQGTRIDVNVSALGDADSLQGGTLLVTPLVGADGEVYAIAQGSVAIGGFSAQADAASVVRGVPTAGRIANGGLVERELEFKLASLTTLRLALRNPDLTTARRIALSINELIGMPTAEPLDPATVRLDLPQQYDGNIVDLLTDIEQLIVEPDLAARIVIDENSGIIVMGQDVKVSMVAVAQGNLTVTIAETPQVSQPLPFANGETAIVPRSEVNVNEDGTKLAIVPETVTLKQLVDGLNALGIGPRDMISILQAIKASGALQADIEVL; from the coding sequence ATGCGAAACTTCGGTAACAGGTTCTCTGAAAAACTCTGCCGGCTGGTCTATGCAGCCGCGGTCACTGCAATCTGCGCCCTGTCCTTCACGGCGCCGGCGGAGGCAGCTTCCCGCATCAAGGACATCGCCGATTTCGAAGGCATCCGGGAAAACCAGTTGATCGGCTACGGTCTGGTCGTTGGCCTGAACGGCACCGGCGACTCGCTGAACAATTCGCCTTTCACCCAGCAGAGCCTGCAGGCCATGCTGGAACGTCTCGGCGTCAATACCCGCAACGTGGATCTCAACACCAACACCGTGGCGGCAGTTATGGTGACAGCCAATCTGCCACCCTTCTCCACGCAGGGAACGCGCATCGATGTCAATGTCAGCGCCCTTGGCGATGCGGATTCCCTGCAGGGTGGCACCTTGCTGGTCACACCGCTGGTCGGCGCGGACGGAGAAGTCTATGCCATTGCCCAGGGCTCGGTCGCGATCGGCGGTTTCTCCGCCCAGGCAGATGCAGCATCCGTGGTACGCGGCGTGCCGACGGCCGGTCGCATCGCCAATGGCGGCCTTGTCGAGCGTGAACTGGAATTCAAGCTTGCTTCGCTGACAACCCTGCGCCTGGCCCTGCGCAACCCGGACCTGACCACGGCCCGGCGCATCGCCCTGTCGATCAACGAGCTGATCGGCATGCCGACGGCCGAACCGCTTGACCCGGCCACCGTCCGCCTCGATCTGCCCCAGCAATATGACGGCAACATCGTCGATCTCCTGACCGATATCGAACAGCTGATCGTCGAACCGGATCTGGCCGCCCGCATCGTGATTGACGAGAATTCGGGCATCATCGTGATGGGCCAGGACGTGAAGGTCTCGATGGTCGCGGTTGCCCAGGGCAACCTGACGGTGACCATTGCCGAAACACCCCAGGTATCGCAGCCCCTGCCCTTTGCAAATGGTGAGACAGCGATCGTGCCGCGTTCCGAAGTCAACGTGAACGAGGATGGCACCAAGCTGGCGATCGTGCCGGAAACGGTCACCCTGAAGCAGCTGGTCGACGGCCTCAATGCCCTGGGCATCGGACCGCGCGACATGATCTCCATCCTGCAGGCCATCAAGGCGTCCGGCGCGCTGCAGGCCGATATCGAGGTGCTGTGA
- a CDS encoding rod-binding protein — MLDQITPQISPATVSTNPQDALRGVDRNDKTAVREAAEEFEAVFLNTMLQNMFTGLQEGGTWGNGAGADAWQGLLIDEYARTIAESGGIGLADSVERELLALQEGAR; from the coding sequence ATGCTGGACCAGATCACACCGCAGATTTCACCGGCAACCGTCAGCACCAATCCCCAGGATGCCCTGCGCGGAGTTGACCGGAACGACAAGACGGCTGTGCGCGAGGCAGCTGAAGAATTTGAGGCAGTGTTCCTGAACACCATGCTCCAGAACATGTTCACCGGCCTCCAGGAGGGCGGCACCTGGGGCAACGGGGCCGGCGCGGATGCCTGGCAGGGCCTCTTGATTGACGAATATGCGCGTACCATTGCGGAAAGTGGCGGCATCGGTCTCGCCGATAGCGTGGAACGCGAACTGCTTGCACTGCAGGAGGGCGCAAGATGA
- a CDS encoding flagellin, translated as MADITLSSAVRSNLNTLQQTASFMSDVQNKLATGKKVNSALDNPNSFFTASGLTSRANDLSTLLDDMGQSVQTLKAADEGISSISKLVESAKAKANQALQTQSQYERKQFATQYNELLTQIEDLAKDAGYKGKNLLAGSGNDLTTIFNEDSTSKLTIDAVDYTDTSLSTGLNLSDLAEGEGSATSFQLEGGTASFTLTDGSGQALNSSSLLSSASGISTTNTLTLNDGSSITATISGSTLAVTAGTTVQDLLDTIEGISGVRAEFDESSGEVTIFSNDDIALQNSVSTTAQLVSVNATQFATTSDTLVGSGSFEAGDTLTLTDGNNFELGSLEIEADTTVDDLVNFINDFQGVSAEFNTSTGKVSIESETDLSLTSDNADFNADTFTADTDGVTISALSDSGFATDGDIERTVDRLNTALSTLRTQASEFGTNLSIVENRQDFTKSLINTLEEGAGLLTLADTNEEGANLLALQTRQSLASTSLSFAAQADQNVLRLF; from the coding sequence ATGGCTGACATTACTCTGTCCAGCGCGGTTCGTTCGAACCTCAATACTCTCCAGCAGACCGCTAGCTTCATGTCCGATGTCCAGAACAAACTGGCCACCGGTAAGAAAGTGAACTCGGCACTGGACAATCCGAACAGCTTCTTCACGGCTTCCGGCCTGACTTCCCGTGCAAATGATCTGTCCACGCTTCTGGACGACATGGGCCAGTCGGTTCAGACCCTGAAAGCTGCGGACGAAGGCATTTCGAGCATCTCCAAGCTGGTCGAATCCGCCAAGGCGAAAGCCAACCAGGCCCTGCAGACGCAGAGCCAGTACGAGCGCAAGCAGTTTGCGACTCAGTACAACGAACTCCTGACCCAGATCGAAGACCTGGCGAAGGACGCTGGCTACAAGGGCAAGAACCTGCTGGCTGGCAGTGGCAACGACCTCACCACGATCTTTAATGAAGACTCCACGTCCAAACTGACGATCGACGCCGTTGACTACACTGATACCTCTCTGTCCACCGGTCTGAACCTGTCCGACCTCGCCGAGGGCGAAGGCAGCGCTACTTCCTTCCAGCTGGAAGGCGGCACCGCCAGCTTCACGCTCACCGACGGCAGCGGCCAGGCACTGAACTCCTCGTCGCTCCTGTCTTCTGCGAGCGGCATTTCCACGACCAACACCCTGACCCTGAATGACGGTTCGTCGATCACCGCGACCATCTCCGGCTCGACACTGGCTGTGACGGCTGGCACCACCGTTCAGGATCTGCTCGACACCATCGAAGGCATCTCCGGTGTCCGTGCGGAATTTGATGAAAGCTCAGGTGAAGTCACCATCTTCTCCAACGACGACATCGCTCTGCAGAACAGCGTGTCCACCACCGCTCAGCTCGTCTCCGTCAACGCAACACAGTTTGCCACGACATCCGACACGCTGGTCGGCAGCGGCTCCTTTGAAGCCGGCGACACCCTGACGCTGACCGATGGTAACAACTTCGAACTCGGCTCGCTCGAAATCGAAGCTGACACCACCGTCGATGACCTGGTGAACTTCATCAACGACTTCCAGGGCGTGTCCGCGGAGTTCAACACCTCCACCGGTAAAGTCTCGATCGAAAGTGAAACCGATCTGTCCTTGACCAGCGACAACGCTGACTTCAATGCAGACACATTCACGGCCGACACCGATGGCGTGACCATCTCCGCGCTGTCCGACTCGGGCTTTGCGACTGACGGTGACATCGAGAGAACCGTTGACCGCTTGAACACGGCGCTCAGCACGCTGCGTACCCAGGCTTCTGAATTCGGTACCAACCTCTCCATCGTGGAAAACCGTCAGGACTTCACCAAGTCCCTGATCAACACGCTGGAAGAAGGTGCCGGCCTCCTGACCCTGGCGGACACCAACGAAGAAGGTGCGAACCTCTTGGCCCTGCAGACACGTCAGAGCCTTGCTTCGACCTCGCTGTCCTTCGCGGCACAGGCAGACCAGAACGTTCTGCGTCTCTTCTAA
- a CDS encoding flagellin, with protein MQDITLSAAVRQNLLTLQSTADLMSGVQNKLATGLKVNSALDNPNSFFTASGLNSRANDLSTLLDDMGQSLQTIKAADKGIQTITDLVETAKAKANQALQTQSQYERKTFAEQYNDLLEQIEDVARDSSYKGKNLLAGDGNDLTTIFNEDATSKLTIEAVDYTDTTLSNGLNLSDLAQGQGGATAFQLEGGTASFTLTDASGQALNSSSTLSSATGISTTNTLTLNDGSSITATLTGSTLGVTAGTTVQDLLDTINGIAGVRAEFDEGTGEVTIISNEDIALQNSVSTTAQLVSVNATLLATTSATLAGTGSFEVGDTLTLTDGNDFELGSLEIEADTTVDDLENFINDFNGVSASFNSSTGRITIQSDTDLSLTSDNADFNADTFTADTDGVTIDALSDSGFATDTAINRVVDRLNTALSNLRSQASEFGTNLSTVEIRQDYTKTMINTLQEGAGLLTLADTNEEGANLLALQTRQQLASTSLSFASQADQTVLSLF; from the coding sequence ATGCAGGATATTACCCTGTCAGCTGCCGTGCGGCAGAACCTCCTCACACTCCAGTCCACAGCAGATCTTATGTCGGGCGTCCAGAACAAGCTGGCGACCGGTCTTAAGGTGAACTCTGCTCTGGACAATCCGAACAGCTTTTTCACCGCTTCCGGACTGAATTCCCGCGCCAATGATCTGTCCACCCTGCTGGATGACATGGGTCAGTCCCTGCAGACCATCAAGGCTGCAGACAAAGGTATCCAGACAATCACCGATCTGGTTGAAACCGCTAAGGCAAAAGCCAACCAGGCCCTGCAGACCCAGAGCCAATACGAGCGCAAAACCTTTGCCGAACAATATAACGACCTGCTCGAGCAGATCGAAGACGTTGCGCGTGACAGCTCCTACAAGGGCAAAAATCTGCTCGCTGGTGACGGCAACGATCTGACCACGATCTTCAATGAGGATGCGACCTCGAAGCTGACGATTGAAGCGGTCGACTACACCGACACGACCCTGTCCAACGGTCTGAACCTGTCCGACCTGGCCCAGGGCCAGGGTGGCGCGACGGCCTTCCAGCTGGAAGGCGGCACCGCCAGCTTTACCCTGACCGACGCCAGCGGCCAGGCGCTGAACTCCAGTTCGACCCTGTCCAGTGCAACCGGCATCTCGACGACCAACACACTGACGCTGAACGACGGTTCATCAATCACCGCGACCCTCACCGGCTCGACACTGGGCGTTACCGCGGGCACCACGGTTCAGGACCTGCTGGACACGATCAACGGCATTGCCGGTGTACGTGCGGAATTTGATGAAGGGACCGGTGAGGTCACCATCATTTCCAACGAGGACATCGCCCTTCAGAACAGCGTGTCCACGACGGCTCAGCTGGTTTCAGTGAACGCAACGCTGCTGGCCACCACCAGTGCGACACTGGCCGGAACCGGTTCCTTTGAAGTCGGCGACACCCTGACCCTGACTGACGGCAACGATTTCGAACTCGGCTCGCTGGAAATCGAAGCTGACACGACTGTTGATGATCTTGAAAACTTCATCAACGATTTCAACGGCGTGTCCGCTTCCTTCAACTCCTCTACCGGCCGGATCACGATCCAGAGCGACACCGACTTGTCACTCACCAGTGACAATGCGGACTTCAACGCCGACACGTTCACCGCTGACACCGACGGTGTCACCATTGACGCGCTTTCCGACAGCGGCTTCGCAACGGACACCGCGATCAACCGGGTGGTCGACCGCCTGAACACGGCGCTGTCGAACCTGCGGTCACAGGCCTCCGAATTCGGTACTAACCTTTCGACTGTTGAGATCCGTCAAGATTACACCAAGACGATGATCAATACATTGCAGGAAGGTGCGGGTCTTTTGACCCTGGCAGATACCAACGAGGAAGGTGCAAACCTGCTGGCCCTTCAGACCCGTCAGCAGCTCGCATCGACATCACTGTCCTTCGCCTCCCAGGCCGATCAGACGGTGCTATCCCTCTTCTAA
- a CDS encoding flagellin, which produces MPDIVLSSAVRDNLLSLKQTADLQSVTQTRLATGLKVNTALDNPNSFFTAQSLNDRASDLTNLLDNMGQSVQTIRAADKGITSITKLVESAKAIANQALQTSSEYERKQYTAQYNDLLEQIEDMARDSSYKGKNLLAGAGNELEVIFNEDSTSNLTVDPVDFTDTTLDDGLNLDDLNTGGTGTSSFNLYGGTTTLTLTGLQASSNLTDLGDWAAGDVVTVTDSSGTTSFTVGTDITTVQDYVDALDGLSGVHASFDEATDGITIISGLDNSLAISKDNAGGGTATDGSATGGTTTTLTVTALSSTATLISSGGFQAGDTITITDGNGFEPASIEIDDETTVDDLVSFINNVKGLDATFSGGSISLIGEVSFDISSSNADFNRMTLASGTGTVALSAAASEFKTDTDIDRTLQAINAALDELRSAASNMGTALSTVEIRTEFTENLINTLEIGAGELTIADMNEEGANMLALQTRQQLSSTALSLANQADQSVLSLFG; this is translated from the coding sequence ATGCCTGATATTGTTCTCTCCAGTGCTGTCCGGGACAATCTCCTGTCGCTGAAGCAAACGGCGGATCTGCAATCGGTCACGCAAACCAGATTGGCCACCGGCCTGAAGGTCAACACGGCGCTCGACAATCCGAACTCCTTCTTCACGGCGCAGTCCCTGAACGACCGGGCAAGCGACCTGACCAACCTTCTGGACAATATGGGCCAGTCGGTTCAGACAATCAGGGCGGCTGACAAGGGCATCACCTCCATTACAAAACTCGTGGAGTCCGCCAAAGCCATCGCCAACCAGGCGCTGCAGACGTCGAGCGAATACGAACGCAAGCAATATACCGCCCAGTACAACGACCTGCTCGAGCAGATCGAGGACATGGCGCGGGATTCCAGCTACAAGGGCAAGAACCTGCTTGCAGGCGCCGGCAACGAACTCGAAGTCATCTTCAACGAGGACAGCACCTCCAACCTCACCGTAGACCCGGTCGACTTCACCGACACGACGCTGGACGATGGCCTCAATCTTGACGATCTCAACACAGGAGGTACCGGCACCTCCTCCTTCAACCTCTATGGCGGCACAACGACGCTGACATTGACCGGGTTGCAGGCTTCCTCGAACCTGACGGATCTCGGCGACTGGGCCGCTGGTGATGTCGTCACTGTGACCGATTCTTCCGGAACAACCAGCTTCACGGTCGGCACTGACATTACCACCGTGCAGGATTATGTGGACGCGCTGGACGGCCTGAGTGGCGTGCATGCCAGCTTTGACGAAGCAACGGACGGCATCACAATCATTTCCGGACTGGATAACTCGCTTGCCATTTCCAAGGACAATGCCGGCGGTGGTACAGCGACCGACGGCAGCGCAACGGGTGGCACCACAACGACACTCACGGTCACGGCCCTGAGTTCAACGGCAACACTGATCTCCTCCGGCGGCTTCCAGGCGGGCGATACCATTACGATCACCGACGGCAACGGTTTCGAGCCGGCGTCCATCGAGATCGATGACGAAACCACGGTGGACGACCTTGTCTCCTTCATCAACAATGTGAAGGGTCTCGATGCCACCTTCTCAGGCGGCAGCATCTCGCTGATCGGTGAAGTCTCCTTCGACATCAGCAGCAGCAATGCCGATTTCAACCGGATGACACTTGCCTCGGGCACTGGCACCGTCGCGCTGTCGGCCGCAGCCTCGGAGTTCAAGACCGATACGGATATCGACCGGACCCTTCAGGCCATCAACGCGGCGCTCGACGAGCTTCGGTCAGCTGCCAGCAACATGGGCACGGCACTGTCCACCGTGGAGATCCGGACGGAATTTACGGAGAACCTGATCAACACGCTCGAAATCGGCGCAGGTGAACTGACCATCGCCGACATGAACGAGGAGGGCGCCAACATGCTGGCGCTTCAGACCCGCCAGCAACTGTCATCGACCGCTCTGTCGCTTGCCAACCAGGCCGACCAGAGTGTTTTGAGCCTGTTCGGTTAA